A DNA window from Brassica napus cultivar Da-Ae chromosome C1, Da-Ae, whole genome shotgun sequence contains the following coding sequences:
- the LOC125580622 gene encoding acid phosphatase 1-like — MACSHNNTIWFFILALFTVLISPVISSRVSSLMKLPVIVESRSSVDSYCESWRLAVETNNAVKCKVVPSKCVSYLETYYGKGQFDTDYNVVASYALAFAKTVKMGGDCKDAWVFDVDETLLSNLEYYKAHSYG; from the coding sequence ATGGCTTGTTCTCATAACAACACTATTTGGTTCTTTATCCTCGCGTTATTCACCGTCTTAATCAGTCCGGTCATCTCTTCTCGCGTCTCATCACTCATGAAGCTACCGGTCATCGTAGAGTCTCGTTCTTCCGTTGATTCCTACTGCGAGAGCTGGAGATTGGCCGTCGAGACCAACAATGCCGTAAAATGTAAGGTGGTTCCATCCAAATGCGTTAGCTATCTTGAAACCTATTACGGCAAAGGCCAGTTCGACACGGACTACAATGTAGTCGCTAGTTACGCGCTCGCCTTTGCTAAAACGGTCAAGATGGGCGGAGATTGTAAGGACGCATGGGTCTTCGACGTCGATGAGACGCTTCTCTCGAACCTCGAGTACTACAAGGCTCACAGTTACGGGTAA
- the LOC106375456 gene encoding acid phosphatase 1-like, whose product MIKPIDLCSQIWAEPFNSKEFSEWVVQGTTPGYDASLKLYKDLKKLGFAIILLTGRDEAQRSITEKILKDAGYSGWVQLLLRGQEDQGKAATQYKSEQRSRMVKKGFKLHGNTGDQWSDLQGFAVADRSFKVPNPLYYIA is encoded by the exons ATGATCAAACCGATAGATTTGTGTAGTCAGATCTG GGCTGAGCCGTTCAACTCGAAAGAGTTTAGTGAGTGGGTGGTACAAGGTACAACCCCAGGTTATGATGCGAGCTTGAAACTGTATAAAGATCTGAAGAAACTTGGTTTCGCTATCATTCTGCTAACGGGCCGAGACGAGGCCCAGAGGAGTATCACCGAGAAAATTCTCAAGGACGCCGGTTATTCCGGTTGGGTTCAGCTCCTTTTGAG GGGTCAAGAAGATCAAGGGAAAGCAGCTACACAGTACAAATCAGAGCAGCGATCAAGAATGGTTAAGAAAGGCTTCAAACTCCATGGAAATACTGGCGATCAATGGAGTGACCTGCAAGGTTTTGCCGTGGCTGATCGTTCTTTCAAAGTTCCAAATCCATTATACTATATTGCTTGA